One window of the Corynebacterium glutamicum ATCC 13032 genome contains the following:
- a CDS encoding DUF402 domain-containing protein, with amino-acid sequence MTDLHPVKQEIFNTAESINTDPKGFLREVDTFKVTDFGLYMARGANHPKFGYLESWLLPELGLRANIFHFRKGVDERQDYYIDVAEIRVEDNIWTTRDLYVDLISVCGEPVTVMDIDELAAATSAGLITADDAERAIDATLNAVEGITRHGDDPMQWLRSKGIELTWADASQVELVPAE; translated from the coding sequence ATGACTGATCTTCATCCCGTAAAGCAGGAAATTTTCAACACTGCTGAATCCATAAACACAGATCCCAAGGGGTTTCTCCGCGAGGTAGACACCTTCAAAGTAACCGACTTCGGCCTGTACATGGCTCGTGGTGCAAACCACCCCAAGTTCGGATACTTGGAAAGCTGGCTCCTCCCAGAACTTGGATTGCGTGCCAACATTTTCCACTTCCGCAAAGGCGTGGATGAACGTCAGGATTACTACATCGATGTCGCTGAAATTCGCGTCGAAGACAACATCTGGACCACCCGCGACCTCTACGTGGATCTCATCTCTGTCTGCGGAGAACCAGTAACAGTCATGGACATCGACGAACTAGCTGCAGCAACCTCAGCAGGGCTTATCACTGCAGATGACGCTGAGCGCGCAATTGATGCCACCTTGAATGCTGTTGAAGGAATCACCCGCCACGGCGACGATCCTATGCAGTGGCTGCGCTCCAAGGGAATCGAACTCACCTGGGCTGACGCCAGCCAGGTAGAGCTCGTCCCTGCAGAGTAA
- the typA gene encoding translational GTPase TypA, whose product MTHPEFRNVAIVAHVDHGKTTLVNAMLEQSGVFSDHGEVADRVMDSGDLEKEKGITILAKNTAIRRKGAGKDGNDLIINVIDTPGHADFGGEVERALSMVDGVVLLVDASEGPLPQTRFVLGKALAAKMPVIIAVNKTDRPDARIDEVVEEAQDLLLELASALDDEEAAQAAEQLLDLPVLYTSGREGKASTENPGNGNVPNSPDLMPLFETLYEVLPEPTADIDGPLQAHVTNLDSSSFLGRIGLVRVHAGTLRKGQQVAWIHYDEEGNQHTKTAKIAELLATVGVARVPATEVVAGDIAAISGIEDIMIGDTLADPENPVALPRITVDEPALSMTIGVNTSPMAGRGGGDKLTARVVKARLENELIGNVSLKVNPTERPDTWEVQGRGEMALSILVETMRREGFELTVGKPQVVTQTIDGKLHEPYEIIVIDVPSEYQGNVTQLLATRKGLMQSMSTTPGSDWIRMEFRIPARGLIGFRTQFMTETRGTGIANSYSDGMDVWAGEIKGRAHGSLVADRSGQITAYALTQLADRGSFFVEPGTETYEGVVVGLNNREEDMDINPTKEKKLTNMRAASADTTVTLAKARSLSLDEALEFCGVDECVEVTPDVLRIRKVILNATERGRARSRAKSLNK is encoded by the coding sequence GTGACCCACCCAGAGTTTCGTAACGTAGCGATTGTCGCGCACGTTGACCACGGAAAGACCACACTCGTTAATGCCATGCTTGAACAGTCTGGCGTATTCAGTGACCACGGTGAAGTAGCCGACCGTGTGATGGACTCCGGTGACCTGGAAAAGGAAAAGGGCATCACCATCCTTGCCAAGAACACCGCGATTCGTCGTAAAGGCGCTGGCAAGGACGGCAATGACCTGATTATCAACGTCATTGACACCCCAGGCCACGCTGACTTCGGTGGCGAAGTTGAGCGCGCACTGTCCATGGTTGACGGCGTTGTCCTTCTGGTTGACGCATCTGAAGGCCCACTGCCTCAGACCCGATTCGTGCTTGGCAAGGCTCTTGCTGCGAAGATGCCAGTCATCATTGCTGTGAACAAGACTGACCGCCCTGACGCTCGTATTGACGAGGTTGTTGAAGAGGCACAGGATCTGCTTCTTGAGCTCGCATCTGCACTTGATGATGAAGAAGCAGCACAGGCAGCTGAGCAGCTTCTTGATCTGCCAGTTCTGTACACCTCCGGTCGTGAGGGCAAGGCTTCCACTGAGAACCCAGGCAACGGCAACGTTCCTAATTCCCCAGATCTGATGCCTTTGTTTGAGACCCTCTACGAGGTTCTCCCAGAGCCAACCGCTGACATTGATGGCCCTCTGCAGGCTCACGTCACCAACCTTGACTCTTCCTCCTTCCTTGGTCGTATCGGCCTGGTTCGCGTTCACGCAGGTACCTTGCGTAAGGGCCAGCAGGTTGCATGGATTCACTACGATGAAGAAGGTAACCAGCACACCAAGACCGCTAAGATCGCAGAGCTTCTGGCTACCGTTGGCGTTGCCCGCGTTCCTGCTACCGAAGTTGTTGCAGGTGACATCGCTGCTATCTCCGGCATCGAAGACATCATGATTGGCGATACCCTCGCGGATCCTGAGAACCCAGTTGCACTGCCTCGCATCACCGTTGATGAGCCAGCACTGTCCATGACCATCGGTGTGAACACCTCACCAATGGCTGGTCGTGGCGGCGGAGACAAGCTGACCGCACGTGTGGTCAAGGCTCGTCTTGAGAACGAACTGATCGGTAACGTGTCCCTGAAGGTCAACCCAACTGAGCGCCCAGATACCTGGGAAGTTCAGGGTCGTGGCGAAATGGCTCTGTCCATCCTCGTTGAGACCATGCGTCGCGAAGGCTTCGAGCTCACCGTTGGTAAGCCACAGGTTGTTACCCAGACCATCGACGGCAAGCTGCACGAGCCTTACGAGATCATCGTCATCGACGTTCCTTCCGAGTACCAGGGCAACGTGACCCAGCTGCTGGCTACCCGCAAGGGCCTCATGCAGTCCATGTCCACCACCCCAGGTTCCGACTGGATCCGCATGGAATTCCGTATTCCTGCTCGTGGCCTGATTGGTTTCCGTACCCAGTTCATGACTGAAACCCGTGGTACCGGTATCGCTAACTCCTACTCTGACGGCATGGATGTTTGGGCTGGCGAAATCAAGGGCCGCGCACACGGTTCCTTGGTTGCTGACCGTTCCGGCCAGATCACCGCTTACGCTCTGACCCAGCTGGCAGACCGTGGTAGCTTCTTCGTTGAGCCAGGCACTGAGACCTACGAAGGTGTCGTTGTTGGTCTGAACAACCGTGAAGAAGACATGGACATCAACCCAACCAAGGAAAAGAAGCTCACCAACATGCGTGCAGCTTCCGCAGACACCACTGTCACCTTGGCTAAGGCTCGGTCTCTCTCCTTGGATGAGGCACTGGAGTTCTGTGGCGTCGACGAGTGCGTCGAGGTTACCCCTGATGTTCTGCGCATCCGCAAGGTCATCCTGAACGCTACTGAGCGTGGCCGTGCACGTTCCCGTGCGAAGAGCCTGAACAAGTAA
- a CDS encoding YkvI family membrane protein: MIIQILRVAFAFVGIIVGAGFASGQEVMQYFVAFGIDGIWGVIVSAVIMSVMALIILQLGSYFNAGEHGEVFRRVSHPVFSKILDIGVVVTLFSTGFVMFAGAGSNLNQQWGLPLWIGSVIMVLLVLAAGMLDVDKVTTVIGAITPFIIIFITAASIYTLVGNFSSVEQLDSAALEVGTTLPHWAVAAVNYVGFNLMVAVSMAVVIGGSMFNPRVAGRGGLLGGLILGFLIIISALTLFATVEEVGQDDMPMLTIINNLNPLAGQVMAVVIYGMIFNTALGMFYALGRRLTAKNPQRFRPVYVVTVLIGFVLSFVGFKNLVGYVYPVLGYIGLLLIAVMMVAWVRGRVRIYKESERRMRIADLLQIGHDGALSGAELAVLNQEIQDSNLDEEQIKAAVRK, encoded by the coding sequence ATGATTATTCAAATCCTAAGAGTGGCATTTGCCTTCGTCGGCATCATTGTTGGCGCCGGTTTCGCATCAGGGCAAGAGGTCATGCAATATTTTGTGGCCTTCGGCATAGACGGAATTTGGGGAGTCATTGTTTCTGCAGTGATCATGTCGGTGATGGCGTTGATCATTTTGCAGCTCGGAAGCTATTTCAATGCAGGTGAACACGGTGAAGTGTTCCGCCGAGTAAGTCACCCCGTTTTCTCCAAAATTTTGGACATCGGCGTTGTGGTGACGTTGTTCTCCACCGGTTTCGTCATGTTTGCAGGCGCGGGATCAAATCTGAATCAGCAGTGGGGGCTTCCGCTCTGGATCGGTTCTGTGATCATGGTTCTTCTGGTGCTGGCTGCGGGCATGTTGGACGTGGATAAAGTAACCACAGTCATTGGTGCAATTACTCCGTTCATCATCATTTTCATCACTGCCGCCTCGATCTACACGCTGGTAGGTAATTTCAGCTCAGTGGAGCAGCTTGATTCTGCTGCTTTAGAAGTCGGCACGACGTTGCCTCACTGGGCTGTTGCAGCGGTGAACTATGTGGGATTCAACCTGATGGTTGCGGTGTCCATGGCTGTGGTCATTGGTGGATCAATGTTTAACCCGCGGGTCGCAGGTCGGGGCGGTTTGCTGGGCGGATTGATCCTGGGATTCTTGATCATCATCAGTGCGCTAACACTGTTCGCCACCGTGGAAGAAGTTGGCCAAGATGATATGCCTATGCTGACGATCATCAACAATTTGAACCCGCTGGCTGGCCAAGTAATGGCAGTGGTTATCTACGGAATGATCTTCAACACGGCACTGGGTATGTTCTACGCATTGGGCCGTCGTCTCACTGCGAAAAACCCACAGCGATTCCGTCCGGTTTATGTGGTCACAGTGCTGATTGGTTTTGTGTTGAGCTTTGTGGGATTCAAGAACTTGGTGGGCTATGTGTACCCAGTCTTGGGATACATTGGCCTGCTGCTGATTGCAGTGATGATGGTGGCGTGGGTGAGGGGACGCGTACGCATCTACAAGGAATCCGAACGCCGCATGCGGATCGCAGACTTGTTGCAGATCGGCCATGACGGAGCGTTGAGTGGAGCAGAGCTGGCGGTGCTCAACCAGGAAATCCAAGATTCAAACTTGGATGAGGAACAAATTAAAGCAGCGGTTAGGAAGTAG
- the mshB gene encoding N-acetyl-1-D-myo-inositol-2-amino-2-deoxy-alpha-D-glucopyranoside deacetylase produces MLKNDLSGARVVAVHAHPDDEAITTGGVLADLAARGADVTVITCTLGEQGEVIGETFAQLVNGDADQLGGFRIHELYASLEILGVRGIHLGGAGCWRDSGMVGDPANEHPRAFIHSGDRAVEQLKELLAELKPHLLITYGPDGGYGHPDHIRAHEITHAAAGEQRILWAVSDREELEDGLKAITGLPEGWGRGELSAVDSVDLSVELNDEVYATKVESMRAHATQLWIADGSVSRTNPVAAHAVTQQDNVKVWALSNLIAQPIMRHEHYQLGAGTPLPEGATGVLDGLEF; encoded by the coding sequence ATGTTGAAGAATGATCTGTCTGGTGCTCGAGTTGTAGCTGTGCATGCGCACCCTGACGATGAGGCGATTACCACCGGTGGTGTGCTTGCGGATCTTGCTGCTCGTGGCGCCGATGTCACGGTAATTACCTGCACGTTGGGCGAGCAGGGTGAGGTTATCGGTGAGACATTCGCGCAGCTAGTCAACGGTGATGCGGATCAGCTTGGCGGGTTTAGGATCCATGAGCTTTACGCCTCGCTGGAGATTCTGGGCGTGCGTGGCATTCATCTGGGTGGCGCTGGCTGCTGGAGGGATTCCGGTATGGTTGGTGATCCTGCAAATGAGCATCCGCGTGCGTTTATTCACTCTGGTGACCGTGCAGTGGAGCAATTGAAAGAACTTCTTGCGGAATTGAAGCCACATCTTTTGATCACCTATGGCCCTGACGGCGGCTATGGGCACCCCGATCACATTCGTGCGCATGAAATCACCCACGCAGCAGCCGGCGAGCAACGCATTCTGTGGGCTGTGAGCGACCGTGAGGAGCTCGAGGACGGTCTAAAGGCAATCACTGGGCTTCCTGAAGGTTGGGGCAGGGGAGAGCTCTCTGCGGTCGATTCCGTGGACCTCTCTGTTGAGCTGAACGATGAAGTGTATGCCACCAAGGTGGAATCCATGCGCGCGCATGCGACACAATTGTGGATCGCTGACGGTTCCGTATCTCGCACCAACCCGGTTGCCGCACACGCAGTGACACAGCAGGACAATGTGAAGGTGTGGGCGCTATCTAATTTGATTGCACAACCCATCATGCGCCACGAGCACTACCAACTCGGCGCCGGAACACCACTGCCTGAAGGTGCAACTGGAGTGCTTGACGGACTGGAGTTCTGA
- the arsC gene encoding arsenate reductase (glutaredoxin) (This arsenate reductase requires both glutathione and glutaredoxin to convert arsenate to arsenite, after which the efflux transporter formed by ArsA and ArsB can extrude the arsenite from the cell, providing resistance.) gives MKVTIFHNPRCSTSRNTLAYLRDKDIEPEIVQYLKDTPTASELKELFNTLGIPVHDGIRTREAEYTELGLSPETPETELIDAIVAHPRLLQRPIVVTAKGARIARPKIDVIDSIL, from the coding sequence ATGAAAGTCACGATTTTCCATAATCCGCGTTGTTCCACATCCAGAAATACCCTCGCTTACCTCCGCGACAAGGACATTGAGCCTGAAATTGTTCAGTATCTCAAAGACACGCCCACCGCTTCCGAGCTCAAAGAACTATTCAATACGCTGGGAATTCCAGTCCACGACGGCATCAGAACCCGCGAAGCTGAGTACACAGAACTGGGCCTGTCACCAGAAACACCTGAAACTGAGCTTATCGACGCCATCGTTGCCCATCCCAGGCTCCTTCAGCGTCCGATCGTGGTGACGGCCAAAGGCGCGCGCATTGCGCGCCCCAAAATCGACGTCATTGACAGCATCTTGTGA
- the dapC gene encoding succinyldiaminopimelate transaminase, with protein sequence MTSRTPLVSVLPDFPWDSLASAKAKAASHPDGIVNLSVGTPVDPVAPSIQIALAEAAGFSGYPQTIGTPELRAAIRGALERRYNMTKLVDASLLPVVGTKEAIALLPFALGISGTVVIPEIAYPTYEVAVVAAGCTVLRSDSLFKLGPQIPSMMFINSPSNPTGKVLGIPHLRKVVKWAQENNVILAADECYLGLGWDDENPPISILDPRVCDGDHTNLIAIHSLSKTSNLASYRAGYLVGDPALIGELTEVRKNLGLMVPFPIQQAMIAALNDDDQEAGQKLTYAIRRAKLMRALLESGFQVDNSEAGLYLWATREEPCRDTVDWFAERGILVAPGDFYGPRGAQHVRVAMTETDERVDAFVSRLS encoded by the coding sequence ATGACCTCTCGCACCCCGCTTGTTTCTGTTCTTCCTGATTTTCCGTGGGATTCGCTCGCTTCCGCAAAAGCCAAAGCTGCGTCTCACCCGGATGGGATCGTGAATCTTTCTGTTGGCACTCCGGTTGATCCGGTCGCGCCCAGCATTCAGATCGCGTTGGCAGAAGCAGCGGGGTTTTCGGGTTACCCTCAAACCATCGGCACCCCGGAACTCCGCGCAGCCATCAGGGGCGCGCTTGAGCGGCGCTACAACATGACAAAGCTTGTCGACGCCTCCCTCCTCCCCGTCGTGGGTACCAAGGAGGCAATTGCCCTTCTTCCATTCGCGTTGGGTATTTCCGGCACCGTTGTCATCCCAGAGATTGCGTACCCAACCTACGAAGTCGCTGTCGTGGCCGCAGGATGCACCGTGTTGCGTTCTGATTCGCTGTTTAAGCTCGGCCCGCAGATCCCGTCGATGATGTTTATCAACTCACCATCCAACCCCACAGGCAAGGTTCTGGGCATCCCACACTTGCGCAAGGTTGTGAAGTGGGCGCAGGAAAACAACGTGATCCTCGCAGCTGATGAATGCTACTTGGGTCTTGGCTGGGACGATGAAAACCCACCGATCTCAATTTTGGATCCACGTGTCTGCGATGGCGACCACACCAACTTGATCGCCATTCACTCGCTGTCTAAAACCTCAAACCTCGCTTCTTACCGCGCAGGTTACCTCGTTGGCGATCCAGCGCTGATTGGTGAACTCACGGAAGTCCGTAAGAACTTGGGTCTCATGGTTCCTTTCCCAATCCAGCAGGCCATGATCGCAGCCCTCAACGACGATGACCAAGAGGCAGGGCAGAAGCTCACCTACGCGATTCGTCGAGCAAAACTCATGCGCGCCCTGTTGGAATCCGGCTTTCAGGTAGATAATTCTGAAGCGGGTCTGTACCTCTGGGCGACGCGTGAAGAACCTTGCCGTGACACTGTCGATTGGTTCGCTGAGCGTGGCATTCTCGTTGCCCCAGGAGACTTCTATGGCCCTCGCGGAGCGCAGCATGTGCGTGTGGCGATGACCGAAACCGACGAGCGCGTCGACGCCTTTGTTTCTCGCCTGAGCTAA
- a CDS encoding DUF3592 domain-containing protein → MLISLLIVLILGVVCIGIGIHFIGKDRHFQSNAVEVEAEVTGFVELEDERYLTQYRFELDHHEVFGVLPKSTPRPITTKGAVIPLLVNRDDSTQVRRLTARKDVTLRFFLILIGGLMVCTAVPLLFFVA, encoded by the coding sequence ATGCTGATCTCCCTGCTGATAGTCCTTATCCTGGGAGTAGTCTGCATCGGTATAGGAATTCACTTCATCGGAAAAGATCGGCATTTTCAATCTAATGCGGTCGAAGTCGAGGCAGAAGTAACTGGATTTGTTGAGCTCGAAGACGAACGCTATCTGACGCAGTACCGCTTCGAGCTTGACCACCACGAGGTGTTCGGAGTTCTACCGAAGTCCACTCCCCGACCCATCACCACCAAAGGCGCCGTGATTCCCTTGCTGGTGAACAGAGACGATTCCACTCAGGTTCGGCGCCTCACTGCACGCAAGGACGTCACCTTGAGGTTCTTCCTCATTTTGATCGGGGGCCTCATGGTCTGTACTGCTGTGCCACTGCTATTTTTCGTTGCCTAA
- a CDS encoding Rv1157c family protein: MTKTLPRLLTVAAALAIALPATPVASAVTPVEQAFNASSNLSSGLPVDQWGRPNEQFRQQIEQAVNQPWVPQEIKNIVSQAMGFITGDGSEGGDIEIPDNAPRIAQFFWPTRSENCINGNSAAVGSAFAVPGPADLPLPGAGVGQTSFVFTALGTGPLAEQQSTAMTVQWANLSNFTHGTTTLSNTGINPDGPSTISGVADTGRGIIVASMSGGLTTSTENGSANCNFIPTAVVFDVR, translated from the coding sequence GTGACAAAGACACTCCCCCGACTGCTTACAGTCGCTGCCGCTCTAGCCATTGCACTCCCGGCAACCCCGGTAGCATCGGCTGTCACACCAGTTGAACAAGCTTTCAACGCCTCATCGAATCTCTCCAGCGGTCTCCCCGTAGACCAATGGGGACGCCCCAACGAGCAGTTCCGCCAACAAATCGAACAGGCAGTAAACCAACCGTGGGTCCCGCAGGAAATCAAGAACATCGTTTCTCAGGCCATGGGTTTTATCACCGGTGACGGCAGCGAAGGTGGGGACATTGAAATCCCCGACAACGCACCACGCATCGCGCAGTTCTTCTGGCCCACCCGATCAGAAAACTGCATCAACGGAAATTCTGCAGCCGTAGGATCTGCCTTCGCAGTTCCAGGACCAGCAGATCTCCCCCTCCCCGGCGCAGGTGTCGGCCAAACCTCCTTCGTGTTCACCGCACTGGGAACTGGCCCCCTCGCAGAACAGCAAAGCACCGCAATGACTGTTCAATGGGCAAACTTAAGCAACTTCACCCATGGCACCACGACGTTGAGCAACACCGGAATCAACCCCGATGGCCCCTCAACGATTTCCGGTGTGGCAGACACAGGACGCGGCATCATCGTCGCCTCCATGTCAGGCGGCCTCACCACATCCACCGAAAACGGTTCAGCGAACTGTAATTTCATCCCGACTGCCGTCGTATTCGATGTGAGGTAA
- a CDS encoding S1 family peptidase — translation MSSASFTTKALSVLAALTAASAPLVAASPAHALANARNVTGSSTTSDSIVRLHIGNTACTGTMITPTWAITARHCIPEGGIAGAAIGSSTLSQFQQVSQAILHPTADLALVELPNQASSNTVDLYGAHVQPGENGQAAGWGGYSAFGQNVAQQADVQIQRRVVNVPSPDRTAVLLEGTVSNGRLVPGDSGGPLYINGQLAGVLSMSTDVENDALDGTVGWYIPVAEHAEWIAYYTGKHIAPIAGAPAELVDATANPTFIPAPQPFTGSSIGGWALGSS, via the coding sequence ATGTCTTCTGCGTCATTTACCACCAAAGCACTGTCCGTACTCGCAGCTTTAACGGCTGCGTCTGCCCCCTTAGTGGCGGCGTCACCTGCACATGCTTTGGCAAATGCTCGCAACGTTACGGGTTCAAGCACCACTTCAGATTCAATTGTTCGTCTGCACATCGGTAACACTGCATGTACAGGAACCATGATCACCCCAACGTGGGCGATCACCGCCCGCCACTGTATCCCTGAGGGCGGTATTGCCGGTGCAGCTATTGGTTCAAGCACTTTGAGCCAATTTCAGCAGGTGTCCCAAGCGATCTTGCACCCTACTGCGGACTTAGCTCTCGTTGAGCTTCCCAATCAGGCAAGTTCCAACACGGTTGATCTCTACGGTGCACACGTGCAGCCTGGTGAAAATGGTCAAGCAGCCGGCTGGGGTGGGTACTCTGCCTTTGGCCAAAATGTTGCACAGCAAGCCGATGTGCAAATTCAACGCAGGGTAGTCAATGTGCCAAGCCCCGACCGCACCGCTGTGCTGCTTGAAGGCACTGTTTCTAACGGTCGTCTCGTACCAGGCGATTCCGGCGGACCTTTGTACATCAATGGTCAACTGGCTGGTGTGCTCAGCATGTCCACTGACGTAGAAAACGATGCACTAGACGGCACCGTCGGCTGGTACATCCCCGTTGCTGAACACGCCGAGTGGATCGCCTACTACACCGGCAAGCACATTGCCCCCATTGCTGGTGCGCCCGCAGAACTTGTTGACGCCACCGCCAACCCCACCTTCATCCCTGCTCCACAGCCTTTCACCGGTTCATCCATCGGTGGTTGGGCGCTGGGCAGCTCCTAG
- a CDS encoding ABC transporter family substrate-binding protein: MACQANPGPAPVEEPTTATATTTATETTTVETEAPKQDRETISIGIDPIRNGFNPHLLSDDSPLVRDTASLVLPSAFEGNQLNTDLLDNVEQVDETTVRYTIAQEAQWSDGTPITGSDFEYLRRSIVAGTGTLNDSAYSAISEIRTSGGGKTVDVIFEHPVADWHLLFNNLLPSHLITGNSTFQTAFYDSIPASAGRYMVRSIDRQRGVITLSRNDRFWGANPAHVEVLQFNTVASASRAGEYLRTGQSSFMNLSPQETLVDTLNLVPDTEVRVSDTTRTLELVFNAEALAPAQRAYLTSLIDVPLTAKLAGGRSANLGVPQTVEASVDKQEIPALRLAADPADDAGLAAARGIVDMLAADGIKAQVVTTDLNSAIAGNFDAIVAWTRTATDSIALADRVGCGVNLAKWCAEGTTEYINGVLAGEIDFDPAWEQQFNTENHLRVPILRETRVEAKNNGILGAADGWPGGISSAASWRKNDVEE, encoded by the coding sequence GTGGCATGTCAGGCTAATCCGGGTCCTGCGCCCGTTGAGGAGCCAACTACAGCCACTGCGACGACCACGGCAACTGAGACGACCACCGTAGAGACTGAAGCCCCCAAACAAGATCGGGAAACCATCAGTATTGGTATCGATCCGATCCGCAACGGTTTCAATCCACATTTGTTGTCTGATGATTCTCCACTGGTGCGCGATACTGCATCGTTGGTGTTGCCGAGTGCTTTTGAGGGCAATCAGCTGAACACTGACTTGTTGGACAATGTTGAGCAGGTGGATGAAACCACGGTGAGGTACACGATTGCTCAGGAAGCGCAGTGGAGTGATGGCACTCCGATTACTGGGTCTGATTTTGAGTACTTGCGCAGGTCCATTGTGGCGGGGACAGGAACGCTGAACGATTCTGCATATTCGGCGATTTCAGAGATTAGGACCTCAGGCGGTGGAAAAACTGTCGACGTTATTTTTGAACATCCTGTCGCTGATTGGCATTTGCTGTTTAACAATTTGTTGCCGAGTCATTTGATCACTGGCAATTCCACATTCCAGACAGCGTTTTATGATTCCATCCCGGCCTCTGCGGGGCGCTACATGGTGCGTTCCATTGATCGTCAGCGCGGCGTGATTACGTTGTCGCGCAATGATCGTTTCTGGGGTGCAAATCCGGCACACGTGGAAGTACTCCAATTCAACACCGTTGCCTCTGCATCCCGGGCGGGGGAGTACCTGCGCACCGGGCAGAGTTCGTTTATGAATCTGTCACCGCAGGAAACCCTGGTGGACACGTTGAATTTGGTGCCGGACACGGAAGTGCGGGTGTCTGACACGACGCGCACGCTGGAGCTGGTATTCAACGCCGAAGCGCTGGCACCGGCGCAGCGCGCCTACCTGACATCGCTTATCGACGTCCCCCTCACCGCCAAGTTAGCTGGCGGTCGCAGTGCAAACCTGGGTGTGCCCCAAACGGTGGAGGCGAGCGTCGATAAGCAAGAAATTCCTGCGTTGCGCCTGGCGGCGGACCCCGCCGACGATGCTGGTTTGGCAGCTGCGCGGGGCATCGTCGATATGCTGGCTGCGGATGGAATCAAGGCTCAGGTCGTGACAACCGATTTGAATTCGGCGATTGCGGGTAATTTTGATGCGATCGTGGCGTGGACCAGAACTGCCACGGATTCGATTGCGTTGGCGGACCGAGTGGGTTGTGGCGTGAACTTGGCAAAGTGGTGCGCTGAGGGAACCACGGAATATATCAACGGTGTTTTGGCGGGTGAGATTGATTTCGATCCTGCGTGGGAGCAGCAGTTTAACACCGAGAATCACTTGCGGGTTCCGATCCTGCGGGAGACTCGGGTAGAAGCGAAAAATAACGGTATCCTCGGGGCTGCGGATGGCTGGCCTGGGGGAATTTCAAGTGCTGCAAGTTGGAGGAAAAACGATGTTGAAGAATGA
- the fdxA gene encoding ferredoxin: MTYTIAQPCVDVLDRACVEECPVDCIYEGKRMLYIHPDECVDCGACEPACPVEAIFYEDDVPDEWLDYNDANAAFFDDLGSPGGAAKLGPQDFDHPMIAALPPQA; encoded by the coding sequence ATGACATACACAATCGCACAGCCCTGCGTTGACGTCTTGGATCGTGCCTGCGTTGAAGAATGCCCAGTAGATTGCATCTACGAAGGTAAGCGCATGCTGTACATCCACCCGGATGAGTGCGTTGACTGTGGTGCATGTGAGCCTGCTTGCCCAGTTGAGGCAATCTTCTACGAGGACGATGTCCCAGACGAATGGCTTGACTACAACGATGCCAACGCTGCATTCTTCGATGATCTGGGCTCCCCAGGTGGTGCGGCTAAGCTTGGACCACAAGATTTTGATCACCCAATGATCGCTGCGCTGCCGCCTCAGGCATAA
- a CDS encoding GtrA family protein, whose protein sequence is MSSESSPESSTEQKTWGSRFLRASRQFIKFGIVGGSGTLVNLAVAALSKKIAGWTAGIHESDAFMNLLGSAFHIRWYHVFMTIAFLVANTWNYQLNRMWTFKTATIVSWWRGFFPFLATGLVAFIASQVVATLLMNETSPIALSSEIFDDSTGFRTKFYWALVISILVSMPVNFIVNKYWTFKKPKSKVVVETDPV, encoded by the coding sequence TTGAGTTCCGAGTCCAGTCCTGAGTCGAGTACCGAGCAAAAAACCTGGGGTAGTCGATTTCTTCGCGCTTCCCGGCAGTTCATCAAGTTCGGAATCGTTGGAGGCTCTGGCACTTTGGTTAACTTGGCGGTGGCAGCACTGTCCAAGAAGATCGCGGGATGGACGGCAGGGATTCATGAAAGCGATGCGTTCATGAATTTGCTTGGATCGGCTTTCCATATCCGTTGGTACCACGTGTTCATGACCATCGCATTCCTCGTGGCCAATACCTGGAACTATCAGCTCAACCGCATGTGGACCTTCAAGACAGCGACAATCGTGTCCTGGTGGAGGGGTTTCTTCCCATTCCTGGCTACAGGTCTTGTCGCGTTTATTGCGAGCCAGGTGGTCGCAACCTTGCTGATGAACGAGACATCTCCGATTGCCTTGTCCTCTGAAATTTTCGACGACTCCACCGGCTTCCGCACAAAGTTCTATTGGGCACTGGTGATTTCCATTCTGGTTTCCATGCCGGTGAACTTCATTGTGAACAAGTACTGGACATTCAAGAAGCCGAAGTCCAAGGTCGTCGTGGAAACGGACCCTGTCTAA